A portion of the Natronococcus sp. AD-5 genome contains these proteins:
- a CDS encoding formyltransferase family protein produces the protein MAPAKPATIGVLTEPFLYEWHVRAIERLRAELDVEIPLVVWNARNTEYEAESWNTKNRIEMDDVVQFFDVFRQQKAWALVLAERTVGRILGDKRTLWHRHSLENVECLADAEHVRCNPEKDDGWIEFPDDVVARIAERCDAVILFGFGLVRGELLNAPEYGVLNVHPADIRKYRGLGPETVFYDGRERAGATVQRLSETVDGGEIIAFDEIDVGDCYTLWDLWEAIVTLQVRLLTEGVANLRDPAFEPTTVPEAQLGEFYYRSHRHSLDFAGRTLMKNLSGRVRRQLYAGPTASLRR, from the coding sequence ATGGCACCGGCGAAGCCGGCGACGATTGGGGTTCTTACAGAACCGTTTCTCTACGAGTGGCATGTTCGCGCGATCGAACGCTTGCGGGCCGAGCTGGACGTGGAGATCCCGCTGGTCGTGTGGAACGCCCGTAATACGGAGTACGAAGCCGAATCGTGGAACACGAAGAATCGAATCGAAATGGACGACGTCGTACAGTTTTTCGACGTCTTTCGACAGCAGAAAGCGTGGGCGCTCGTTCTTGCCGAGCGAACCGTTGGAAGGATTCTCGGTGACAAGAGGACGCTCTGGCACCGCCACTCCCTCGAGAACGTCGAGTGTCTCGCTGACGCCGAACACGTCCGTTGCAACCCGGAGAAAGACGACGGCTGGATCGAATTCCCCGACGACGTCGTCGCCCGGATCGCGGAACGTTGCGACGCCGTGATCCTCTTCGGATTCGGGCTCGTCCGAGGCGAACTCCTGAACGCGCCGGAATACGGGGTCCTGAACGTTCACCCCGCCGACATCCGAAAGTATCGAGGACTGGGCCCTGAAACGGTTTTTTACGACGGGCGGGAGCGGGCCGGCGCGACGGTCCAGCGGTTGAGCGAGACGGTCGACGGCGGCGAGATCATCGCGTTCGACGAAATCGACGTCGGCGACTGCTACACGTTGTGGGATCTCTGGGAGGCGATCGTCACGCTGCAAGTCCGACTGTTGACCGAGGGCGTCGCCAACCTGCGCGATCCGGCGTTCGAACCGACGACCGTTCCCGAGGCGCAGTTGGGCGAGTTCTACTATCGGTCTCACCGCCACAGTTTGGACTTCGCGGGCCGAACGCTGATGAAGAACCTCTCCGGACGAGTTCGACGGCAGCTCTACGCGGGGCCGACGGCATCTCTCCGACGTTGA
- a CDS encoding lipid II:glycine glycyltransferase FemX, whose product MTQQMGTLRADRPRDETQSGHEVSVIDSIEEMSKSQWNEVVDRASNGSVFHRYEWLEAVERGLEYTPKHMVVSKDGNTIGIFPNFVVDIPMIPFRRLCSSYPGFGGPAITTDTNESLSLMVETIPELCTGRTIVHEIRTCNADYLRYGDFLRSKGYRPARLKGRFLLHLDKGYDEIFAGMSKSRRKGIEKGRKTDYEIVEEELTRANVRRFHRVYERHMNQVGGDAYPMAFFEKLLEIKSRLLLLTLRIEGEYAGGFLELLDDEQSAVHGFFAAVPEEYYEYYASELLYDHVIRWAIEHGYETYDFGGASGDFEDGVFRFKEGFGGRLVPNLYWERGSGLGWKLAKIGRSLYLRNAK is encoded by the coding sequence ATGACTCAGCAAATGGGTACGTTACGAGCGGACCGTCCGAGGGACGAAACGCAATCCGGCCACGAGGTGAGCGTTATCGACTCGATCGAGGAGATGAGTAAATCGCAGTGGAACGAAGTCGTCGATCGGGCGTCAAACGGCAGCGTCTTCCACCGATACGAGTGGCTAGAGGCCGTCGAACGCGGGCTCGAGTATACGCCGAAACACATGGTGGTATCGAAGGACGGAAACACCATCGGGATCTTTCCGAATTTTGTCGTCGACATCCCGATGATTCCGTTTCGGCGGCTGTGCTCGAGTTACCCGGGATTCGGAGGGCCAGCGATAACGACGGATACGAACGAATCACTCTCGCTGATGGTCGAGACGATTCCGGAACTCTGCACCGGGCGAACGATCGTACACGAGATCCGGACGTGTAACGCAGATTACCTCCGTTACGGCGATTTCCTTCGATCGAAGGGGTATCGTCCGGCCCGCCTGAAAGGACGGTTTCTTCTTCATCTTGACAAGGGATACGATGAAATATTCGCGGGGATGAGTAAGTCGAGGCGCAAGGGAATCGAGAAAGGGCGGAAAACCGATTACGAGATTGTCGAGGAGGAACTCACGAGGGCGAACGTGAGACGGTTTCACCGGGTGTACGAGCGACACATGAATCAGGTCGGCGGAGACGCGTATCCGATGGCGTTTTTCGAGAAGTTACTGGAGATTAAATCGCGGCTCCTCCTGCTCACGCTTCGCATCGAAGGGGAGTACGCGGGCGGCTTCCTGGAACTGTTAGACGACGAACAATCCGCCGTACACGGGTTCTTCGCCGCCGTTCCCGAGGAGTATTACGAGTACTACGCGTCCGAACTGCTCTACGATCACGTGATTCGGTGGGCGATCGAACACGGGTACGAGACGTACGATTTCGGCGGCGCGAGCGGAGACTTCGAAGACGGGGTATTCAGGTTCAAAGAGGGGTTCGGCGGTCGATTAGTCCCCAACCTCTACTGGGAACGCGGGAGCGGACTCGGCTGGAAACTGGCGAAAATCGGACGATCGCTCTACCTGCGAAACGCCAAATGA
- a CDS encoding gluconate 2-dehydrogenase subunit 3 family protein, with protein sequence MELTRRDAVAALAALGAGGAVATGLRRSDRRGTDAAVDDEHLRETLIAAAEVVYPDRVTGTATFVEAFLEGRLENPDHVDGLREAVADLERLSEEWYGDAVSELSPAERDSLLRDVGADTADEDPDGTTAERVRYYVVNELLLALYASPTGGELVGIENPQGHAGGIDTYQRGPQ encoded by the coding sequence ATGGAGTTGACCAGGCGAGACGCGGTCGCCGCGCTGGCGGCGCTCGGCGCGGGTGGCGCGGTCGCGACCGGTCTCCGGCGATCCGATCGACGGGGGACGGACGCCGCGGTCGACGACGAGCACCTTCGCGAGACGCTGATCGCCGCGGCCGAGGTCGTCTACCCCGACCGTGTAACCGGAACGGCGACGTTCGTCGAGGCGTTTCTCGAGGGACGACTGGAGAACCCCGACCACGTAGACGGCCTGCGCGAGGCGGTCGCCGACCTCGAGCGGCTGTCGGAGGAGTGGTACGGCGACGCCGTCTCCGAACTGTCGCCGGCCGAGCGCGACTCGCTGTTGCGCGACGTCGGAGCGGATACCGCCGACGAGGATCCCGACGGAACGACCGCGGAGCGGGTGCGTTACTACGTCGTTAACGAGTTGCTGCTGGCGCTGTACGCGTCGCCGACGGGCGGCGAACTGGTCGGCATCGAGAACCCGCAGGGCCACGCGGGCGGAATCGACACCTACCAGCGGGGGCCGCAGTGA
- a CDS encoding GMC family oxidoreductase: protein MSSERPPAEGPEPVDGADRAPIEDADVCVIGAGPAGGLIADRLARADKRVVVLEAGPRFDPADRLARQERAIRPAYDRPDVWDGDPERDDHAASGERFYPLNHARVKGVGGSTLHWQGMVMRLHEDDFNSRSARGVGDDWPIDYEDLRPYYAEAERELGVAGADDNPFAPPREEPHPMPAFPPSYSDGLFAEACETLEIAMHSVPNARNSERYDDRSACVGYGTCQPVCPSGAKYDATVHVERAERRGATVIDRAPVQRLEHGPDAIEAAVYATPDDEEHRQAADAFVVACGGVETPRLLLLSDSRHYPDGLANSSGLVGSFFMDHLFAGMGGVLDEPTRQNHVGFLTSECHQFYDEADEDVGPFKLEFFNYDGPSPVETALSGDDWGDDLLERLRTEYGNHIGMGALIEQLPREESYVALDPERTDDRGNPVPDVHWTVDDRARRTIERANEIQREILDELGAERTWEVGPDDTGPAYHHMGTTRMGDDPTESVVDSRLRTHDLENCWIASSSVFPTGGAMNPTLTIAALALKAADHVLEAL from the coding sequence GTGAGTTCCGAACGCCCGCCCGCCGAGGGACCGGAACCCGTCGACGGCGCCGATCGGGCGCCGATCGAGGACGCCGACGTCTGCGTTATCGGGGCGGGACCGGCCGGCGGACTGATCGCGGATCGACTGGCTCGCGCCGACAAGCGGGTGGTCGTGCTCGAGGCGGGGCCGCGGTTCGATCCCGCCGACCGGCTCGCGCGCCAGGAACGGGCGATCCGCCCCGCCTACGATCGGCCGGACGTCTGGGACGGCGATCCCGAGCGGGACGACCACGCCGCGAGCGGCGAGCGGTTCTACCCGCTCAACCACGCCCGGGTGAAGGGCGTCGGCGGCTCGACGCTGCACTGGCAGGGGATGGTGATGCGACTCCACGAGGACGACTTCAACTCACGGAGTGCCCGCGGCGTCGGCGACGACTGGCCGATCGACTACGAGGATCTGCGACCGTACTACGCGGAGGCGGAGCGCGAACTCGGCGTCGCCGGCGCCGACGACAATCCCTTCGCGCCGCCCCGCGAGGAGCCCCATCCGATGCCCGCGTTCCCGCCCTCGTACAGCGACGGGCTGTTCGCAGAAGCCTGCGAGACCCTCGAGATCGCGATGCACTCGGTGCCGAACGCGCGCAACTCGGAGCGCTACGACGATCGCAGCGCCTGCGTCGGGTACGGCACCTGCCAGCCCGTCTGTCCGTCCGGCGCGAAGTACGACGCGACCGTCCACGTCGAGCGCGCCGAGCGCAGGGGCGCGACGGTGATCGATCGCGCGCCCGTCCAGCGGCTCGAGCACGGCCCCGACGCGATCGAGGCCGCCGTCTACGCCACCCCCGACGACGAGGAACACCGCCAGGCGGCGGACGCCTTCGTCGTCGCCTGCGGCGGCGTCGAGACGCCGCGGCTCCTCCTCCTGTCGGACTCGCGTCACTACCCCGACGGGCTGGCCAACTCGAGCGGGCTCGTCGGGAGCTTCTTCATGGACCACCTGTTCGCGGGGATGGGCGGCGTGCTCGACGAACCGACCCGACAGAACCACGTCGGCTTTCTCACCAGCGAGTGTCACCAGTTCTACGACGAGGCCGACGAGGACGTCGGCCCGTTCAAACTCGAGTTTTTCAACTACGACGGACCCTCACCGGTCGAGACGGCGCTGTCGGGGGACGACTGGGGCGACGACCTCCTCGAGCGTCTCCGGACGGAGTACGGCAACCACATCGGGATGGGCGCGCTGATCGAACAGCTCCCCCGCGAGGAGAGCTACGTCGCGCTCGATCCAGAGCGCACGGACGATCGCGGAAACCCCGTTCCCGACGTTCACTGGACGGTCGACGACCGCGCGCGCCGGACGATCGAGCGGGCGAACGAGATCCAGCGCGAGATTCTCGACGAACTCGGCGCCGAACGCACCTGGGAAGTCGGCCCCGACGACACCGGGCCGGCGTACCACCACATGGGGACGACCCGGATGGGCGACGACCCGACCGAGAGCGTCGTCGATTCGCGCCTGCGAACGCACGACCTCGAGAACTGCTGGATCGCCTCGAGCAGCGTCTTTCCGACCGGCGGCGCGATGAACCCGACGCTGACGATCGCCGCGCTCGCGCTGAAGGCCGCGGATCACGTTCTCGAGGCGCTGTGA
- a CDS encoding ABC transporter permease, translating into MKSTAPLRRFVGDDVPLDLALLSGAIAASMLFPLSWLVLEAARVNLDRARGMLVRPETAEVVGNSLLLMTAVTVLSVLIGVPLAWLTVQTDLPLRRFWSVVVALPLVVPSYIGAFAFVSAFGPRGEFQSVLQPLGIERLPEIYGLPGTTLVITLYTYPYVYLTTRAALLSFDTTLLDAARTLNHGKWGAFRRVTLPQVRPAIVAGALLAALYAVSDFGTPAIMQLPVFTRQIYVEYNAWGQDYAAFLSLQLLAIVLVVLALEWWARPDETVRGDGSAGSADPVIELGVWRWPATALPASVVGLSLVVPLWILGLWLVTADPDARPSLAFELDYAVNSVTVAAAAAAVAVLAALPVAYFAARHDSPLAGLVERATYVGFAVPGIVLALALVYFGAGYAPMVYQTIPLLVFAYVVRFMPQAVGSIRTTTLQVDPRLVEAARTLGETPLRTFRSITLPLIAPGITAGAALVFLTTMKELPATLILRPTGFETLVTIIWRAQEAAYFQYAAIPALILLFVSGLSMVVLLSQGGREGL; encoded by the coding sequence ATGAAATCTACCGCTCCGCTTCGGCGGTTCGTCGGAGACGACGTACCGCTGGACCTGGCGCTTTTGTCCGGCGCGATCGCCGCGAGTATGCTGTTTCCCCTCTCGTGGCTCGTACTCGAAGCGGCGCGGGTGAATCTCGATCGCGCGCGAGGGATGCTCGTTCGCCCGGAGACGGCGGAGGTCGTCGGCAACAGCCTCCTGTTGATGACGGCGGTGACCGTCCTGTCGGTGCTGATCGGCGTTCCGCTGGCGTGGTTGACCGTCCAGACGGACCTCCCGCTCCGGCGCTTCTGGTCGGTCGTCGTCGCCCTCCCGCTCGTGGTTCCGAGCTACATCGGCGCGTTCGCGTTCGTCTCCGCGTTCGGTCCCCGCGGCGAGTTCCAGTCCGTCCTTCAGCCGCTCGGCATCGAGCGGTTGCCGGAGATTTACGGGCTTCCCGGCACGACGCTGGTCATTACGCTCTATACGTACCCCTACGTCTACCTCACGACCCGCGCGGCGCTCCTCTCGTTCGATACCACGCTCCTCGACGCCGCCCGAACGCTCAACCACGGCAAGTGGGGGGCGTTCCGTCGGGTGACGCTCCCGCAGGTCCGTCCGGCGATCGTCGCCGGCGCGCTGCTCGCGGCGCTGTACGCCGTTTCGGACTTCGGAACGCCCGCGATCATGCAGTTACCGGTGTTCACCCGGCAGATCTACGTCGAGTACAACGCCTGGGGGCAGGACTACGCGGCGTTTCTCTCCCTGCAGCTGCTCGCGATCGTCCTCGTCGTGTTGGCGCTCGAGTGGTGGGCCAGACCCGACGAGACGGTCCGCGGCGACGGCTCGGCCGGGTCGGCCGACCCCGTCATCGAGCTCGGCGTCTGGCGCTGGCCGGCGACGGCGCTACCGGCGTCGGTCGTGGGCCTGTCGCTGGTCGTCCCGCTGTGGATCCTCGGCCTCTGGCTCGTGACCGCCGATCCGGACGCGCGACCGTCGCTCGCGTTCGAGCTCGACTACGCGGTAAACTCCGTGACGGTCGCCGCCGCCGCCGCGGCCGTCGCCGTGCTCGCGGCGCTGCCGGTCGCGTACTTCGCGGCTAGACACGACTCGCCGCTGGCGGGACTCGTCGAACGGGCGACGTACGTCGGCTTCGCCGTCCCGGGGATCGTCCTGGCGCTCGCGCTCGTCTACTTCGGCGCGGGCTACGCGCCGATGGTCTACCAGACGATCCCGCTGCTGGTGTTCGCCTACGTCGTTCGGTTCATGCCGCAAGCGGTCGGATCGATCCGGACGACGACCCTGCAGGTCGATCCGCGACTCGTCGAGGCCGCGCGCACGCTGGGAGAGACGCCGCTTCGCACGTTTCGGTCGATCACGCTTCCGCTCATCGCGCCGGGGATAACCGCCGGCGCGGCGCTCGTGTTCCTGACGACGATGAAGGAGCTTCCGGCGACCCTGATCCTCCGTCCGACCGGCTTCGAAACGCTCGTCACGATCATCTGGCGCGCCCAGGAGGCCGCCTACTTTCAGTATGCCGCGATCCCCGCGCTGATCCTGCTCTTCGTCTCCGGACTCTCGATGGTCGTCCTCCTCTCGCAGGGCGGACGCGAGGGGCTCTAG
- a CDS encoding Rid family detoxifying hydrolase has product MKRIISTDEAPAAVGAYSQATTDDSLVFTAGQIPLTADGELLDDEPIERQTEQALDNLVAVLEEGGAGVEDILKVTIFLDDIDDFDAMNETYAGYFDDEPPARSAVEVAALPKGVGVEIEAVASLE; this is encoded by the coding sequence ATGAAACGGATCATCAGCACGGACGAGGCGCCCGCGGCGGTCGGCGCCTACAGCCAGGCGACCACCGACGACTCGCTGGTGTTCACCGCCGGACAGATTCCGCTCACCGCGGACGGCGAACTGCTCGACGACGAGCCGATCGAGCGCCAGACCGAGCAGGCGCTCGACAACCTCGTCGCCGTCCTCGAGGAGGGCGGCGCCGGAGTCGAGGACATCCTCAAGGTGACCATCTTCCTCGACGACATCGATGACTTCGACGCGATGAACGAGACCTACGCCGGCTACTTCGACGACGAGCCGCCGGCCCGGAGCGCCGTCGAGGTCGCCGCGCTCCCGAAGGGCGTCGGCGTCGAGATCGAAGCCGTCGCCTCGCTCGAGTGA
- a CDS encoding SOS response-associated peptidase, with protein MCGRYTLFVEQDDLEERFDARFTGPFSPRYNAAPGQKLPVITNDEPETIRRLEWGLVPSWADDATNGLVNARAESVAEKPSFRAAYERRRCLVLADGFYEWAETETGERIEDSRSSSDRRSDGGKQPYRIAFEDDRPFAMAGLWERWEPETTQTGLDVFGGGVEEEGDDGGPLETFTVITTEPNDLVAELHHRMAVILEPDREREWLTADDPRGCLEPYPAAELRAYPVSTAVNDPATDEPSLVEPLEPA; from the coding sequence ATGTGCGGCCGCTACACGCTATTCGTCGAGCAGGACGACCTCGAGGAGCGGTTCGACGCCCGGTTTACCGGACCGTTCTCGCCGCGGTACAACGCCGCGCCGGGACAGAAGTTGCCGGTGATCACGAACGACGAGCCCGAGACGATCCGGCGCCTCGAGTGGGGTCTCGTTCCCTCCTGGGCCGACGACGCCACCAACGGGCTCGTCAACGCGCGTGCGGAGTCCGTCGCCGAGAAACCGAGCTTCCGGGCGGCTTACGAGCGTCGCAGGTGTCTGGTCCTCGCGGACGGCTTCTACGAGTGGGCCGAGACCGAAACCGGCGAGCGAATCGAGGATTCGCGATCCTCGTCGGACCGTCGATCTGACGGTGGAAAGCAGCCCTACCGGATCGCCTTCGAGGACGACCGACCGTTCGCGATGGCGGGGCTGTGGGAGCGGTGGGAACCCGAGACGACCCAGACCGGTCTCGACGTGTTTGGGGGCGGAGTCGAGGAGGAAGGCGACGACGGCGGCCCGCTCGAGACGTTCACCGTCATCACGACCGAGCCGAACGACCTGGTCGCGGAGTTGCACCATCGGATGGCCGTCATCCTCGAGCCCGATCGCGAGCGGGAGTGGCTGACGGCCGACGATCCGCGGGGTTGCCTCGAGCCGTATCCGGCCGCCGAGCTACGAGCGTACCCGGTTTCGACGGCGGTCAACGATCCCGCGACCGACGAGCCGTCGCTGGTCGAACCGCTCGAACCAGCGTAG